In Hymenobacter gelipurpurascens, one DNA window encodes the following:
- a CDS encoding phosphotransferase family protein, producing the protein MRQPLSFHALPFSAMDPAHYFAPAFLESLLRAQPGADAELRVLHVRPFAVDNSASILAVLTAGHAARPVGHFGVEITWSSAGHTHSRRLVLKLKPPGAEVAAMLASLAQATGEPLASRYPAYTFRTGFADTHGRELAVYEQHAGHPLLPEIWGLYADEEHGVYVVLMEFLEEVELLDSVMHPERWTDAHLRAALTQLATWHAGHLHTPARLPALANGECAGPAYLLEQKPLWHALLDSAATHFPELYSASRVGHLRQALADLPQHAATLAAEPHTLIHNDLNPRNTCFRRTPAGELQFVAYDWELATYHVPHYDVAELLCFVLDTDRYALRGTYLEYYRQQLHQLTGAYPDAEAFRHTFGVAALNFGLHRLGMYLMAHAVSPYPFLPRVVNSFFDTLEEFLPQPVAAPQEVAAA; encoded by the coding sequence ATGCGTCAGCCCCTTTCGTTTCACGCCTTGCCTTTTTCCGCCATGGATCCTGCCCATTATTTTGCGCCTGCATTTCTGGAAAGCCTGCTGCGCGCCCAACCCGGTGCCGATGCCGAATTACGCGTGCTGCACGTGCGCCCTTTTGCGGTAGATAACTCGGCCAGTATTCTGGCGGTGCTCACGGCGGGGCACGCGGCCCGGCCCGTAGGCCACTTCGGCGTAGAAATAACCTGGAGTAGTGCCGGCCACACCCACTCGCGGCGCCTGGTGCTGAAGCTGAAGCCCCCCGGCGCGGAGGTAGCGGCTATGCTCGCAAGCCTGGCCCAGGCCACCGGCGAACCATTGGCCTCCCGCTACCCGGCCTACACATTTCGCACTGGCTTTGCCGATACGCACGGGCGCGAACTAGCTGTGTACGAGCAGCATGCCGGCCACCCGCTGCTACCCGAAATCTGGGGCCTGTATGCCGATGAGGAGCACGGCGTGTATGTGGTGCTGATGGAATTTCTGGAAGAAGTGGAGCTGCTGGACTCCGTGATGCACCCCGAACGCTGGACCGATGCCCACCTGCGCGCGGCCCTCACCCAGCTGGCCACCTGGCACGCCGGCCACCTCCACACTCCAGCTCGGTTGCCTGCTTTGGCCAACGGCGAGTGTGCCGGCCCCGCGTATCTGCTGGAGCAGAAGCCCCTCTGGCACGCTTTACTCGACAGCGCCGCCACGCACTTCCCTGAGCTGTATTCCGCCAGTCGCGTAGGCCACCTCCGCCAGGCCCTGGCCGACTTACCGCAGCACGCGGCCACGCTGGCGGCCGAGCCTCACACCCTCATCCACAACGACCTGAATCCGCGCAACACCTGCTTCCGCCGTACGCCAGCCGGGGAGCTGCAGTTCGTGGCCTACGACTGGGAGCTGGCCACCTACCACGTGCCGCACTACGATGTAGCCGAGCTGCTCTGCTTTGTGCTGGATACCGACCGCTACGCCCTGCGCGGCACTTACCTGGAGTATTACCGCCAGCAGCTCCACCAGCTCACCGGCGCCTACCCCGATGCCGAGGCCTTCCGCCATACTTTCGGAGTGGCTGCGCTGAACTTCGGCTTGCATCGCCTGGGCATGTACCTGATGGCCCACGCCGTGAGCCCCTACCCTTTTCTACCCCGCGTAGTCAACAGTTTTTTTGACACACTGGAAGAGTTTTTACCCCAGCCGGTAGCCGCGCCACAGGAAGTAGCCGCGGCGTAG
- a CDS encoding DUF3419 family protein, producing MNSEFYNVALDRVRYSLVWEDSRTLYQALNLSPTDEVLVITSAGCNALNALLAGPRRVTALDLNPVQNHLLSFKCYLIKYHSAEVFQALLGLQGPAQVAATWAEVAPSLPTVLRHYWAPFFSSHPGGLLTAGRLETYLTGFLPSLDAATQAALCQLFGFSTVSAQTDFFERELHGTVFQTQFIRYFDEANLSKGRDPQLFRYAPESGGEAFYERLRHQLRTQLARDNFFLRFFIFGPDALPESLLPPCYQAHNFAALRERLPRLQIREGEAIDFLLSPAGRHVTKASLSNIFEYVSAAEFQHVSQALLHDPKRPLRLVFWNLLQPQGEAETGLPLVQDLAQDLTASDGCFYFRSVRVFDSQRMPVPVEQPRPLAYVRF from the coding sequence ATGAATTCCGAGTTCTACAACGTCGCCCTCGACCGTGTCCGCTACTCCTTGGTGTGGGAAGACAGCCGCACGCTCTACCAAGCCCTCAACCTCAGCCCCACCGATGAAGTACTGGTGATAACCTCGGCGGGCTGCAATGCGCTCAACGCCCTGCTGGCCGGCCCCCGGCGCGTCACGGCTCTTGACCTGAACCCGGTGCAAAACCACCTGCTGTCCTTTAAGTGCTACCTGATCAAGTATCACTCGGCGGAGGTGTTTCAGGCATTGCTAGGCCTACAGGGGCCGGCGCAGGTGGCTGCTACCTGGGCGGAGGTGGCGCCTTCGCTGCCTACCGTGCTGCGCCATTACTGGGCGCCTTTTTTCAGCAGCCATCCGGGCGGACTACTCACGGCGGGCCGCCTGGAAACCTACCTGACCGGCTTTTTGCCGAGCCTGGACGCTGCCACGCAGGCAGCGCTGTGCCAGCTGTTCGGCTTCAGCACCGTGAGTGCTCAAACTGATTTTTTTGAGCGCGAATTGCACGGCACCGTATTCCAGACGCAGTTTATCCGGTATTTTGATGAGGCCAATCTCAGCAAAGGGCGCGACCCACAGCTGTTCCGCTATGCGCCCGAATCGGGTGGGGAGGCGTTTTATGAGCGCCTGCGCCACCAGCTGCGCACCCAGCTGGCCCGCGACAACTTCTTCCTGCGCTTCTTCATTTTCGGGCCCGATGCGCTTCCCGAAAGTCTGCTTCCGCCCTGCTATCAGGCCCACAACTTTGCGGCCCTGCGCGAGCGGCTCCCGCGCCTCCAGATTCGGGAGGGAGAGGCCATCGATTTCCTGCTGTCGCCCGCGGGTCGTCATGTCACGAAAGCCAGCCTCTCCAACATCTTCGAGTACGTGAGTGCTGCCGAGTTTCAGCACGTATCGCAGGCGCTGCTCCACGACCCGAAGCGGCCGTTGCGGCTGGTGTTCTGGAACCTGCTGCAGCCGCAGGGCGAGGCCGAGACTGGCCTACCCCTCGTCCAGGATCTGGCTCAGGACCTCACTGCTTCCGATGGCTGCTTCTACTTCCGCAGTGTGCGCGTTTTCGATTCTCAGCGCATGCCAGTACCGGTGGAGCAGCCCAGGCCACTGGCCTACGTGCGCTTCTGA
- a CDS encoding AMP-binding protein — MSANFYELIHANLTAQPGREWVHWPALPGTPAPTPDTGQHLLARIGSVGAHLLRQGVRPGQKVLLALPVGPALLSGLLGLLAVGAIPVLPPAGSTAKSLRKLAQQQGIRVGLVAETVPTWARLLTRLRGLRLLAAPAVEKAVAPALLPQPVLPTQAALISHSSGSTGGSPKTVVRTHAVLRAQHEVLKAAFPPLPGQHDFPLFPNVLLHNLAAGVTSVLPAVPALDVRRLEPAAVVAQLGTGRIHTLTGNVFYFRRLLHYLEQHPAAFPAVVALGIGGSPVPEALLLALQPFFPAARRLVIYGSSEAEPLAIRDAAAAPAPPAAAGYCVGHLRPELTWELRPLGHVRTPAGTWAEVGELAVRGPHVAVTGSEWFLTGDFGYLNDQHQLVLTGRKGNETLVAGVQHYQLEHALSEVCGAERVAACPFAEGFRVYVQGPADLEPALRKVLSQWFPSDLGIEFLFRAELPVDGRHHSKILYSQLA, encoded by the coding sequence ATGTCTGCCAATTTCTATGAGTTGATTCACGCCAACCTCACCGCCCAGCCCGGGCGGGAGTGGGTGCACTGGCCAGCTCTTCCCGGCACTCCCGCCCCCACCCCCGATACTGGCCAGCACCTGTTGGCACGCATTGGAAGTGTAGGGGCGCACCTGCTCCGCCAGGGCGTGCGGCCCGGGCAGAAGGTGCTTCTGGCGCTGCCCGTGGGCCCCGCGCTGCTCAGTGGGCTGCTAGGCCTGTTGGCAGTGGGCGCGATACCGGTGCTTCCTCCGGCTGGCAGCACGGCTAAAAGTCTGCGGAAGCTGGCGCAGCAACAAGGTATTCGGGTAGGCCTGGTGGCCGAAACGGTGCCCACCTGGGCGCGCCTGCTCACGCGGCTCCGGGGGTTGCGGCTGCTGGCCGCACCGGCAGTGGAAAAAGCCGTGGCGCCGGCTTTGCTGCCGCAGCCGGTGCTGCCTACGCAGGCCGCGCTTATTTCGCACAGTTCGGGCTCTACGGGCGGCTCACCCAAAACGGTAGTCCGGACGCATGCGGTGTTGCGGGCGCAGCATGAGGTACTCAAAGCCGCCTTTCCGCCCCTGCCCGGCCAGCACGATTTTCCGCTGTTCCCCAATGTGCTGCTGCACAACCTAGCCGCCGGCGTTACCAGCGTGCTGCCCGCCGTGCCAGCCCTGGATGTGCGCCGCCTGGAGCCAGCCGCGGTAGTGGCACAGCTGGGCACCGGCCGCATCCATACGCTCACCGGCAACGTGTTTTACTTCCGCCGCCTGCTGCATTATTTGGAGCAGCACCCCGCTGCTTTCCCGGCCGTGGTGGCACTGGGCATCGGTGGCTCGCCGGTGCCGGAAGCCCTGCTGCTGGCCTTGCAGCCCTTTTTCCCGGCGGCCCGGCGTCTCGTTATTTATGGTTCTTCGGAAGCGGAGCCGCTGGCCATCCGCGATGCGGCAGCGGCTCCTGCTCCTCCAGCCGCTGCCGGCTACTGCGTAGGCCACCTGCGGCCCGAGCTGACTTGGGAATTGCGCCCGCTAGGCCACGTTCGGACGCCGGCGGGCACCTGGGCCGAGGTGGGCGAACTGGCTGTGCGCGGCCCGCACGTAGCTGTGACCGGCTCAGAGTGGTTCCTGACCGGCGACTTTGGCTACCTCAACGACCAGCACCAGTTGGTGCTCACGGGCCGCAAAGGCAACGAAACCCTGGTGGCCGGGGTGCAGCACTATCAGCTGGAGCACGCCCTGAGCGAGGTTTGCGGCGCTGAGCGGGTGGCTGCATGCCCTTTTGCTGAAGGCTTTAGAGTGTATGTGCAGGGCCCCGCTGATCTGGAACCGGCCTTGCGGAAAGTGCTAAGCCAGTGGTTCCCCTCAGATTTGGGCATTGAATTTCTCTTTCGAGCAGAGCTGCCAGTAGATGGGCGGCATCACTCCAAGATCCTTTATTCCCAACTGGCCTAG
- a CDS encoding M28 family peptidase produces MKLAALLLAAASLLALPAAAQPTQPSPVPKKVARALSKVRPEAIKSHIWYLADDKLQGRQAGTPGYQMAVEYVTAQLRQLGVEPAGENGTYVQRVRLRRATALLGATLTRRDAAPGSSPQPLAYATDFVFNPHPEQPAATVEAPVAFAGYGISAPELGYDDYAGLDVKGKLVMIVRGAPRNFPSTVAAASQDLLMTMQNAARHGAVGVLVAATVAPRTAPSPTTKRITTSVLNAEGKVAVSRTFIPNVGLQVVGNLGASAFQNLLRTAALDSGQVLAALRQGKPASAALPTTLRAEYRSAYQDFDSYNVVGKITGSDAKLRDEYVVHSAHLDHLGVAAPVNGDSIYNGAHDNASGAASVLEIANIYSHLKQKPSRSLLFVLQTGEELGLLGSAYFASNPTVPKANIVADVNTDMPTIIAPLLSVVPLGAQHSTLSQPVAEAAQYLGLTVEADPEPDQNRFIRSDQYSFVMQGIPALHIKYGNRTADGKNNLSEQVQKWRAVTYHKPQDDTSGVFDFEAGKKYVQLNFLIGYLVAQNPARPTWNSGDFFGQRFAQQR; encoded by the coding sequence ATGAAATTAGCAGCTCTCCTTCTGGCAGCGGCTTCGCTGCTGGCGCTTCCGGCGGCGGCCCAACCTACCCAGCCGTCTCCCGTCCCGAAAAAAGTGGCCCGCGCCCTCAGCAAGGTGCGCCCCGAGGCTATCAAATCCCACATCTGGTATTTGGCCGATGATAAGCTCCAGGGTCGGCAGGCTGGCACACCGGGCTATCAGATGGCCGTTGAGTACGTAACGGCACAATTGCGCCAGCTGGGCGTAGAGCCAGCCGGCGAAAACGGCACCTACGTGCAACGGGTCCGTCTGCGCCGGGCCACGGCCCTGCTCGGCGCTACCCTCACCCGCCGCGATGCAGCGCCGGGCTCCAGTCCGCAACCCCTGGCCTACGCCACCGATTTCGTGTTCAATCCTCACCCAGAGCAGCCTGCCGCCACGGTAGAGGCGCCGGTGGCATTTGCGGGCTACGGTATCAGCGCGCCCGAGCTGGGCTACGATGACTACGCCGGCCTCGATGTGAAAGGCAAGCTGGTGATGATTGTGCGCGGCGCTCCACGCAACTTCCCGAGCACTGTAGCAGCGGCCAGTCAGGATTTGCTCATGACCATGCAAAACGCCGCCCGCCATGGCGCGGTAGGCGTGCTGGTAGCGGCCACCGTAGCCCCGCGCACTGCCCCCTCGCCTACCACCAAGCGCATTACCACCAGTGTACTGAATGCGGAAGGTAAGGTGGCGGTTTCGCGCACGTTTATCCCGAACGTAGGCCTGCAGGTGGTCGGCAACCTGGGGGCCAGCGCCTTCCAGAACCTGCTGCGCACCGCCGCCCTCGACTCGGGGCAGGTGCTGGCAGCGCTGCGGCAGGGCAAGCCGGCCTCGGCAGCACTGCCTACCACCCTGCGCGCCGAGTACCGCTCTGCCTACCAGGATTTCGATAGCTACAATGTGGTAGGCAAAATCACGGGCTCCGATGCGAAGCTGCGCGACGAATACGTGGTGCACTCCGCCCACCTCGACCACCTGGGCGTGGCCGCCCCCGTCAATGGCGACTCTATTTATAACGGCGCCCATGACAACGCGTCCGGTGCGGCCTCGGTGCTGGAAATAGCCAACATTTACTCCCACCTCAAGCAGAAGCCCAGCCGCAGTTTGCTGTTTGTGCTGCAAACCGGCGAGGAGCTGGGCCTGCTGGGCTCGGCGTACTTTGCCTCCAACCCGACGGTGCCCAAAGCCAACATTGTGGCCGATGTGAATACTGATATGCCTACTATCATTGCGCCCCTGCTCTCGGTGGTGCCGCTGGGCGCCCAGCACTCCACTCTCAGCCAGCCCGTAGCGGAAGCGGCGCAATATCTGGGCCTGACGGTAGAGGCCGACCCCGAGCCCGACCAGAACCGCTTTATCCGCTCCGATCAGTATAGCTTCGTGATGCAGGGAATTCCGGCCCTGCACATCAAATACGGCAACCGCACCGCCGATGGCAAGAACAACCTCAGCGAGCAGGTGCAGAAATGGCGGGCCGTCACCTACCACAAGCCCCAAGACGATACCAGCGGTGTTTTCGACTTTGAAGCTGGCAAGAAATACGTGCAGCTGAACTTCCTGATCGGGTATCTGGTGGCGCAAAACCCCGCCCGACCCACCTGGAATTCCGGCGACTTTTTCGGGCAGCGGTTCGCGCAGCAGCGCTAA
- a CDS encoding PAS domain-containing protein, protein MPASAFPVDYQYLFHSLPENFLLIAPNAEATIIDNTDSHVAVSLKSREEVVDKPFFEAFPATDEQSAAVIRESHEHVRRHLEPHTMPLIRYDLERPAEQGGGLEELYWEATHYPILSPQGELQFILQRTQDVTEQYRAQLQAEQTRRELAESQDRMRFVQESVPILVWTATPTGERDYFNSRWLQFTGRPLEAELNNNWMENIHPEDQERVRHLWQTAIATGQPYQVEYRLRRHDGQYRWLLMRGLPRVDANGQITMWVGGGTDIQDQKQLVQELLETNEQQALLSDQAYQAYQLANQQRETFFNLFMQTPAMICILRGPEHRFEFVNPEYQKLFPHRELVGRTVAEALPEVIEQGFVGLLDGVYNTGETFIGNEQSIMLDLDGSGQLQRRFLNFTYQQFKESGQKAGITVFAFDVTDLVKARLALEDAGKNVQ, encoded by the coding sequence ATGCCTGCGTCCGCTTTTCCAGTTGACTATCAGTACCTGTTTCACTCGCTGCCCGAAAATTTCCTGCTCATTGCCCCAAACGCTGAGGCAACCATCATCGACAACACCGACAGCCACGTAGCGGTGTCGCTGAAAAGCCGGGAGGAAGTCGTAGACAAGCCCTTTTTCGAAGCCTTCCCCGCTACCGATGAGCAGTCGGCTGCCGTTATCCGGGAATCGCACGAGCACGTACGTCGGCACCTGGAGCCGCACACTATGCCCCTGATCCGGTACGACCTGGAGCGCCCCGCTGAACAAGGAGGTGGCCTAGAGGAGCTGTACTGGGAGGCTACCCACTACCCTATTCTCAGCCCGCAAGGTGAACTGCAATTTATTCTGCAGCGCACGCAGGATGTAACGGAGCAGTACCGCGCCCAGCTCCAGGCCGAGCAAACCCGGCGCGAGCTGGCCGAAAGCCAGGACCGGATGCGGTTCGTGCAGGAGTCTGTTCCGATTCTGGTCTGGACGGCCACCCCTACCGGTGAGCGGGACTACTTCAACTCGCGCTGGCTGCAGTTTACGGGGCGTCCCCTGGAGGCAGAGCTGAACAACAACTGGATGGAGAACATCCACCCCGAGGACCAGGAGCGCGTACGCCATCTCTGGCAGACAGCTATTGCCACCGGGCAACCGTACCAGGTAGAATACCGCCTGCGCCGCCACGACGGGCAGTACCGCTGGCTGCTTATGCGCGGCCTGCCCCGCGTAGATGCCAATGGCCAGATTACGATGTGGGTTGGTGGCGGAACCGATATTCAGGATCAGAAGCAGCTGGTGCAGGAACTGCTGGAAACCAACGAGCAGCAGGCCCTCCTCTCCGACCAGGCCTACCAGGCCTACCAGCTGGCCAATCAGCAGCGCGAGACGTTCTTCAACCTGTTCATGCAGACGCCAGCCATGATCTGCATTCTGCGTGGCCCCGAGCACCGTTTCGAGTTTGTGAACCCCGAGTACCAGAAGCTGTTTCCGCACCGCGAGCTGGTGGGCCGCACCGTAGCGGAAGCTCTGCCGGAAGTGATTGAGCAAGGATTTGTGGGCTTACTAGATGGCGTATACAACACGGGCGAGACCTTTATCGGCAATGAGCAGTCCATTATGCTGGATCTGGATGGCAGCGGACAGCTGCAGCGGCGCTTCCTCAATTTCACCTATCAGCAGTTCAAGGAAAGCGGGCAGAAAGCGGGTATCACCGTGTTTGCCTTCGATGTAACGGACCTCGTAAAGGCCCGGCTGGCCTTGGAAGATGCAGGAAAGAATGTTCAATAA
- a CDS encoding GNAT family N-acetyltransferase, which translates to MTLTWTSKPFHALTLTELYALLQLRSEVFVVEQTCAFQDIDGQDQVAYHLLGHSEEGELVAYTRLFGAGISYPEASIGRVVVSPKARRFGLGRELLRQSIAAVGTLFGEQPIQIGAQLYLQDFYESFDFQQVGEGYLEDGIPHIHMVRA; encoded by the coding sequence ATGACGCTCACCTGGACCTCCAAGCCCTTTCACGCCCTCACCCTTACGGAACTCTATGCCCTGCTGCAGCTGCGCTCCGAAGTGTTTGTGGTGGAGCAAACCTGTGCTTTCCAGGACATTGATGGCCAGGACCAGGTGGCCTACCACCTGCTAGGCCACTCCGAAGAGGGCGAGCTAGTGGCCTACACGCGCCTGTTCGGGGCCGGCATCAGCTACCCCGAGGCCAGTATTGGGCGCGTGGTTGTGAGCCCAAAGGCGCGGCGTTTTGGGCTGGGGCGCGAGTTGCTGCGGCAATCTATAGCGGCTGTTGGTACGCTGTTCGGCGAGCAGCCCATCCAGATAGGGGCGCAGCTTTACCTGCAGGACTTTTACGAGAGCTTCGACTTTCAGCAGGTGGGTGAAGGCTACCTGGAAGATGGTATTCCGCACATTCATATGGTGCGGGCGTAA
- a CDS encoding GNAT family N-acetyltransferase, producing the protein MQNRQVQLRQTQTADLEYLFQLQQDKEATYLAAFTPPDHSSKEAYLEKFTRFLQGPTIHMLTILVDEGIAGSIAKFEIHGDAEITYWIGRSFWGEGIATAALKELLVIESTRPIFGRVAFDNIGSQKVLEKCGFLKIGTDKGFANARQTEVEEFIYKLS; encoded by the coding sequence ATGCAGAACAGACAAGTACAGCTCAGACAAACCCAAACTGCTGACCTGGAATACCTCTTTCAACTTCAGCAGGACAAGGAGGCTACGTATTTGGCTGCCTTTACTCCGCCAGACCACAGTTCTAAAGAGGCATACCTTGAAAAATTCACCAGGTTTCTGCAGGGCCCCACCATCCATATGCTGACGATTTTGGTGGATGAAGGCATTGCCGGCAGCATTGCAAAGTTTGAAATACACGGCGACGCAGAAATTACCTACTGGATAGGCCGAAGCTTCTGGGGCGAAGGAATTGCAACAGCCGCGCTAAAGGAATTGCTGGTCATCGAAAGTACACGGCCTATTTTCGGTCGAGTGGCATTTGATAATATAGGCTCGCAGAAAGTGTTGGAGAAGTGTGGTTTTCTGAAAATCGGCACCGACAAGGGGTTCGCCAATGCGCGGCAGACAGAAGTGGAAGAGTTTATCTATAAGCTGTCCTGA
- a CDS encoding aldo/keto reductase, whose translation MDYIRLGATGLKVSKICLGTMTYGTPTDRWPWALNEEQSRPFIQKALELGINFFDTADVYSNGASEEVVGRALRDFSTRDEVVIATKVFNPMGPGQNDKGLSRKHIMSAIDASLKRLGTDYVDLYQIHRWDYDTPIEETLEALHDVVKAGKARYIGASSMFAWQFAQALYLADKHNWTRFVSMQPHYNLVYREEEREMLPLCQDQNIGVIPWSPLARGLLTGKRTKERNETERARTDAFGKSLYSRDDDFTVADRVTEIAEARGLPNAQIALAWMLSKPVITAPIVGASKPGHLEDAVAALSVQLSEEEIRRLEEPYQPHPVLGFS comes from the coding sequence ATGGACTATATCCGCTTGGGGGCCACAGGCCTCAAGGTTTCCAAAATATGCTTGGGCACCATGACCTACGGCACGCCCACCGACCGCTGGCCCTGGGCCCTGAACGAGGAGCAGAGCCGCCCGTTCATCCAGAAAGCCCTGGAGCTGGGCATCAACTTCTTCGACACGGCCGACGTGTACTCCAACGGCGCCAGCGAGGAAGTAGTAGGCCGCGCCCTGCGCGACTTCTCTACCCGCGACGAAGTGGTGATTGCCACCAAAGTGTTCAACCCGATGGGGCCAGGCCAGAACGATAAAGGCCTTTCGCGCAAGCACATTATGAGTGCCATTGATGCCAGCCTCAAGCGTCTGGGCACCGATTACGTGGATCTCTACCAGATTCACCGCTGGGATTACGACACGCCCATTGAGGAAACCCTGGAGGCCCTGCACGACGTGGTGAAGGCCGGTAAAGCCCGCTACATTGGGGCCAGCAGCATGTTTGCGTGGCAATTCGCACAGGCCTTGTATCTGGCCGATAAACACAACTGGACGCGCTTCGTGAGCATGCAGCCGCACTACAACCTGGTGTACCGGGAGGAGGAACGCGAAATGCTGCCGCTGTGCCAGGACCAGAATATCGGCGTGATTCCGTGGTCGCCGCTGGCGCGGGGGCTGCTCACCGGCAAGCGCACCAAGGAGCGCAACGAAACTGAGCGCGCCCGCACCGATGCCTTCGGCAAAAGCCTCTACAGCCGCGACGATGACTTTACGGTGGCCGACCGTGTAACGGAAATAGCCGAAGCCCGCGGCCTGCCGAACGCGCAAATTGCCCTGGCCTGGATGCTCTCGAAGCCCGTCATCACGGCGCCCATTGTGGGAGCCAGCAAGCCGGGGCACCTGGAGGATGCTGTGGCGGCGCTGTCGGTGCAGCTTTCGGAGGAAGAAATCCGGCGGCTGGAAGAGCCGTACCAGCCGCATCCGGTGCTCGGGTTTTCCTGA
- a CDS encoding DUF4136 domain-containing protein, which translates to MKASVFVVMLALAGCAAEQPKATYQQPNANFAAYKTYNFMDVKARQQGEAPTYITGVPELKEAVRQELERRGYQQSATPDLWVNIGVVTEDKVQTRETNIRDAPRYIGQRNYHWQSEQVVVNKYSQGTASIELVDAARNERVWEGTLTSILARNADKRAKRIDKATAELFATYPVPAR; encoded by the coding sequence ATGAAAGCTTCTGTGTTTGTAGTTATGCTGGCGCTGGCGGGTTGCGCGGCGGAGCAGCCCAAAGCCACCTATCAGCAGCCTAACGCCAATTTTGCGGCCTACAAAACGTATAATTTCATGGACGTGAAAGCGCGCCAGCAAGGCGAGGCGCCCACCTACATTACGGGCGTGCCGGAGCTGAAAGAGGCCGTGCGCCAGGAGCTGGAACGGCGCGGCTATCAGCAGTCTGCCACCCCCGATTTGTGGGTGAATATCGGCGTTGTGACGGAGGACAAGGTGCAGACCCGCGAAACGAACATCCGGGATGCGCCCCGCTACATTGGGCAGCGCAACTATCACTGGCAGAGCGAGCAGGTGGTGGTGAATAAGTACTCGCAGGGCACCGCTTCTATTGAGCTGGTAGATGCCGCCCGCAACGAGCGGGTGTGGGAAGGCACGCTCACCAGCATTCTGGCCCGCAACGCCGATAAGCGCGCCAAGCGCATCGACAAAGCCACTGCCGAGCTGTTCGCCACCTATCCGGTGCCGGCCCGATAG
- a CDS encoding glycoside hydrolase family 43 protein, translated as MSHFLLKPTLPALAVLALLGACQSNPSSTESAASKAADANREAAGTNDKKYLSEPLIKEIYTADPSAHIFNGKIYIYPSHDIETGMPENDNGDHFAMRDYHILSMDSIGGKVTDHGVALDIKDIPWAGRQLWAPDAAFKNGTYYLYFPVKDKQDIFRIGVATSKSPTGPFKAEPKPIAGSLSIDPAVFTDTDGSTYMYMGGIWGGQLQRWRTGKYDGSKPKEQEPAANEPSVGPRVAKLSKDMLSFAEPVKEVKILDQDGKVLLSGDNQRRFFEGAWMHKYNGKYYLTYSTGDTHLLVYATSNSPYGPFTYQGVFMNPVEGWTTHHSIIEKDGKWYLFYHDTQLSGKTWLRNVKVTELKRNVDGSLQTITP; from the coding sequence ATGTCTCACTTCCTGCTGAAGCCGACTCTGCCTGCCCTGGCCGTGCTGGCCCTGCTTGGCGCCTGCCAGAGCAACCCGTCTTCCACCGAAAGCGCTGCCTCTAAAGCTGCCGATGCCAATCGGGAAGCGGCGGGCACCAACGATAAGAAGTATCTGTCGGAGCCCCTGATCAAGGAAATCTACACCGCCGACCCCTCGGCGCACATCTTCAACGGCAAAATCTACATCTACCCCTCGCACGATATCGAAACGGGGATGCCGGAAAACGATAACGGCGACCATTTTGCCATGCGCGACTACCACATTCTGTCCATGGACAGTATTGGCGGCAAGGTGACTGACCACGGCGTAGCACTCGATATCAAGGATATTCCGTGGGCCGGCCGCCAACTGTGGGCGCCCGATGCGGCGTTTAAGAACGGCACGTACTATCTGTACTTCCCCGTCAAGGATAAGCAGGATATCTTCCGGATTGGCGTGGCCACCAGCAAGTCGCCCACGGGGCCGTTCAAAGCCGAGCCCAAACCCATTGCGGGTAGCCTGAGTATCGACCCCGCCGTGTTTACGGATACTGATGGCAGTACCTACATGTACATGGGCGGCATCTGGGGCGGACAGCTTCAGCGCTGGCGCACCGGCAAGTACGATGGTAGCAAGCCGAAAGAGCAGGAACCAGCTGCCAATGAGCCGTCAGTGGGGCCACGCGTTGCCAAACTAAGCAAAGACATGCTGAGCTTCGCTGAGCCCGTGAAAGAGGTGAAAATCCTCGATCAGGATGGTAAAGTGCTGCTTTCCGGCGACAACCAGCGCCGCTTCTTCGAGGGCGCCTGGATGCATAAGTACAACGGCAAGTATTACCTCACCTACTCTACCGGCGATACCCATTTGCTGGTGTATGCCACCAGCAACTCGCCCTACGGCCCCTTCACCTACCAGGGCGTATTTATGAACCCCGTGGAAGGCTGGACGACGCACCACTCCATCATCGAGAAAGATGGCAAGTGGTACCTCTTCTACCACGACACCCAGCTTTCCGGCAAAACCTGGCTGCGCAACGTGAAAGTCACGGAGCTGAAGCGCAACGTAGATGGCAGCCTTCAAACAATAACCCCCTAA